A window of Terriglobales bacterium genomic DNA:
ACAAGTCGGTGCGCCATCCTGCGGCGTTCGAACGCGCCAACTACATGAAGGTGCTGAGCAGCTACACGGTTACGGTGCGTTAACGAAACTGCAATCGGGTAGACCGGGGGAACTGCAGATCCCTCGCGGGCTGCGCCTTCCGCTCGTGATGACAAGTCAAGCTCACTCGTGAAGGTTGAATGGTGACCGCTGACTGCTGATGGCTTCCTGATCAATTCGTTCGCGCGCTCTTGAGTTCGCGGGGACAATCGCCCAAGGTCAGCGGCTGATCGAACTCCACACCCATGAAGGTGAATTGGCGGGTCAACTCGGTGCGCACCACGTGGGCCTTGATACTGCGGTAGGTTTCAATAGCGAACTTGGGCAGGATAGGAGAGACCGGAATTTCCAGGCGAATGTGTTTGGAAGCGGGAGGCCTGCGAACCGCGATCAGCACGCCTCCGGCACTGACATTCAATGCTGTGCCGAATTCCAGATAAGGATTCCCCTCGCGGTCCACGGAGTGGAGAAACACGGGAAAAGCGATGGGCAGCCGTTGCCAGCGGCGAGTTCCTTGCTTGGGGGGAGCCACAGAGTCATTGTGAATCAGATGTTTCTGATCGCAGAGGTCTCTTTGGATGCTGGCCCGAGGGCCATTATCAGATGGGATGCGCGTAATCGTACGCCATTGTCGTCGGGTTCCAAGATGGAATCTTGAATTGTTTCGGGAGCGAAAATTCGTGCTGTTCCAAAACCACGGCTTGCGTAACGCGGAGCGGGAAATGCTGCGGCGGGGCGTAAGAGAATGGGAGTAGTTTTTACTCGAAATATTCGCCTGAAGCAACTGATAACTAGAGCCTTAGTTGATGGATCATGCGCGAGATTGCCTACGCTTTGGGGATCATTCCGACCCCGCCTCGAAGAGCCCTGGCCGGCCGATTCCGCATCTAATTGACTGGCCCTCATATTTGTCTTAGGTTGAGGGTGGCCGCCCGGACTGAACCAGGTCTGGGCGGCCTCAATCCCGTGGGGGCG
This region includes:
- a CDS encoding PilZ domain-containing protein yields the protein MAPPKQGTRRWQRLPIAFPVFLHSVDREGNPYLEFGTALNVSAGGVLIAVRRPPASKHIRLEIPVSPILPKFAIETYRSIKAHVVRTELTRQFTFMGVEFDQPLTLGDCPRELKSARTN